One segment of Megachile rotundata isolate GNS110a chromosome 6, iyMegRotu1, whole genome shotgun sequence DNA contains the following:
- the Sin3A gene encoding SIN3 transcription regulator family member A isoform X4, whose amino-acid sequence MKRVRGLDEVASPAAATLKHSSVSAGSGLGGGGGGLEYHSSSGIGGVVPGQAVRSVAPKEMPGSIQFGTAQAQQQYTGAIVVPTAAPSPIKGSGPAGLSSTCSSSNVNTGGGLHSGIGGESNHSMGSQQPTPGTQSQVHTQQQPTIRHKVHSSNVTPLASTPPGTSLGGGSGSQQFQRLKVEDALSYLDQVKYKFSDQPQVYNDFLDIMKEFKSQSIDTPGVITRVSRLFQGHPELIVGFNTFLPPGYKIEVQANERGYAFQVSVSMPSPTATHTATLSQHHCTVNVGSPPVASPPTQPAKAPPVLQIMQGSGNIHHSLPNNIPNNSLTVHAPSPPPVQAYNNSHVTAAQAQAVSQALSQAQDGIPPSGQTQQSQPVEFNHAINYVNKIKNRFQGQPDKYKRFLEILHTYQKEQRNLKESGHMGGTSGSGASGGAKHLTEAEVYSQVAKLFENQEDLLAEFGQFLPDATNQQSSLFISFQSNKTATVNDHTTIVKKPLGPKAPYNNSGNISRDLRESSGTGTIERESRDHRDRERERDRSGIRDINSVQKFSHSTGQLKRSPSFSPSVTAGNSHHIQHGPPPLKKHKVSSMRECVTIAEAGKYGSLNDYAFFDKVRKALRSQEVYENFLRCLVLFNQEIVSKSELVQLVTPFLGRFPELLRWFKDFLGHLPESSNTNTTNTGSNLNVEALPNNVVRSHQERPQGDLAMEIDYTACKRLGASYCALPKSYVQPKCTGRTQLCKEVLNDTWVSFPTWSEDSTFVTSRKTQYEEFIYRCEDERFELDGVIETNASTIRVLEGVHKKMSRMSQEELQKFKLDDCLGGCSPTIHQRALKRIYGDKAADIIDGLKKNPVVAVPVVLRRLKSKEEEWREAQKGFNKIWREQNEKYYLKSLDHQGINFKQNDVKALRSKSLFNEIETLYDERHEQVNDGNGDGQNNSDPHLILPYKDKSVLDDAANLLIHHVKRQTAIHKEDKQRIKLLLKHFIPDLFFHPRQELSDDERDEDDEKEDLNVAACSNSQSVTINTSSMGGGLQANRNKPPVSPIPSSTSIKTEPDVKVPIHALSNDPEEAYTLFMGSNNWYLFLRLHHILCERLTKMYDRAVALAEEESRYKQQRKESTAVALRLKPKNEIEIEDYYPAFLDMVKNVLDGNMESTAYEDTLREMFGIHAYIAFTLDKVVTYAVRQLQHLVSDPICQQCMELFQREQRQPKESSGAGGLCATAYMRLGAEMSYQRKAEKAMADENCFKIYIYKKDCKMTMELLDTEGDEAVDNSCREREREGVTVSEKWSTYVERFSAPAGQTSPKDTPTLTDNEPTTNHPVSNDQAARGGRGRKRKNTDISKKVDW is encoded by the exons ATGAAACGCGTTCGCGGGCTGGACGAGGTAGCATCACCAGCAGCAGCAACATTAAAGCACTCGTCGGTGAGTGCAGGAAGTGGCTTAGGTGGCGGAGGAGGTGGTTTGGAGTACCATTCAAGCAGTGGAATAGGCGGTGTTGTACCTGGCCAAGCAGTTCGATCAGTTGCCCCGAAAGAAATGCCGGGAAGCATACAATTCGGAACTGCCCAAGCTCAACAGCAATACACTGGAGCAATTGTAGTGCCGACTGCGGCTCCCTCCCCCATTAAG ggAAGTGGACCTGCAGGACTCAGTTCCACATGTAGCAGTAGCAATGTAAATACTGGTGGAGGGTTGCATAGTGGGATAGGTGGTGAGAGTAACCATAGTATGGGTTCTCAACAACCTACACCAGGAACACAAAGCCAAGTTCATACTCAACAACAACCAACAATAAGGCATAAG GTCCATTCAAGCAATGTAACACCATTAGCTTCTACCCCACCTGGAACTAGTTTAGGTGGTGGAAGTGGTTCACAGCAGTTTCAGAGATTAAAGGTCGAAGATGCGTTGTCTTATTTAGATCAAGTAAAGTACAAATTTAGTGATCAGCCACAG GTGTATAATGACTTCTTGGACATTATGAAAGAGTTCAAGTCACAAAGTATAGACACACCAGGAGTTATTACGCGAGTGAGTCGTTTATTCCAAGGACATCCAGAACTTATTGTTGGTTTCAATACGTTTCTTCCACCGGGATATAAAATAGAAGTACAAGCAAATGAACGAGGATACGCGTTTCAAGTATCTGTTAGTATGCCGAGTCCAACGGCAACGCATACGGCTACATTGTCGCAACACCATTGTACAGTAAATGTTGGATCACCTCCCGTTGCAAGTCCTCCTACTCAACCTGCTAAAGCACCTCCAGTTTTGCAAATAATGCAAGG ATCTGGGAACATACATCATTCCTTGCCAAACAATATTCCCAATAACAGTTTAACGGTTCATGCGCCATCGCCGCCACCGGTTCAAGCGTATAACAATTCACACGTTACTGCAGCACAAGCTCAGGCTGTGAGTCAAGCGTTAAGTCAAGCACAGGATGGCATACCACCAAGTGGACAGACTCAACAGAGTCAACCGGTTGAATTCAACCATGCAATTaactatgttaataaaattaag AACCGATTCCAAGGTCAACCAGACAAATACAaaagatttttagaaattttgcacaCTTATCAGAAAGAGCAACGAAATTTGAAAGAGTCTGGGCATATGGGTGGTACAAGTGGATCTGGTGCATCAGGGGGTGCAAAGCACCTAACAGAAGCAGAGGTTTACAGTCAAGTTgctaaattatttgaaaatcaaGAAGATTTACTCGCTGAGTTTGGACAATTTTTGCCGGATGCTACCAACCAACAGAGTTCGTTG TTCATTTCGTTTCAGAGTAACAAGACTGCTACAGTTAACGATCATACAACTATCGTTAAGAAACCATTGGGACCTAAAGCACCTTATAATAATTCGGGAAACATTTCGAGAGATCTCCGGGAGTCGAGCGGCACTGGAACGATTGAACGCGAGAGTCGGGATCATAGGGATCGTGAACGGGAGCGAGATAGATCTGGTATACGAGATATTAATAGTGTGCAGAAATTTAGTCACAGTACGGGGCAGTTGAAAAGAAGTCCATCCTTCTCACCTTCGGTAACGGCGGGAAACTCCCATCATATTCAGCATGGCCCGCCTCCTTTGAAAAAGCATAAAGTGTCGTCTATGCGTGAATGTGTTACCATAGCAGAAGCGGGAAAATATGGCAGTCTGAACGACTATGCTTTCTTCGATAAG GTTCGTAAAGCGCTGAGGTCCCAAGAAGTTTACGAAAATTTCCTCAGATGTTTGGTCCTTTTCAACCAAGAAATAGTATCGAAATCTGAGTTGGTTCAATTAGTAACGCCGTTTCTCGGTCGCTTTCCCGAACTTCTACGTTGGTTCAAAGATTTCCTGGGTCATTTACCTGAATCTTCTAATACCAATACAACAAATACGGGGAGTAATTTAAATGTTGAGGCGCTACCAAATAACGTGGTGCGAAGTCACCAAGAACGACCTCAGGGTGATCTGGCAATGGAAATTGATTATACGGCATGTAAACGGTTAGGTGCATCATACTGTGCGTTACCAAAGTCATACGTTCAACCAAAGTGTACAGGAAGAACGCAGTTGTGTAAAGAGGTTCTTAACGATACATGGGTATCGTTTCCAACTTGGTCCGAAGATAGTACATTCGTAACATCGag GAAAACACAGTACGAGGAATTCATTTATCGCTGTGAAGATGAACGATTTGAATTGGACGGGGTGATAGAGACTAATGCGTCCACGATTAGGGTTCTTGAAGGAGTGCACAAGAAAATGAGTAGAATGAGTCAAGaagaacttcagaaatttaagcTTGATGATTGTCTCGGTGGTTGTTCTCCTACGATTCATCAAAGAGCCTTGAAAAGGATATATGGCGATAAAGCTGCCGACATTATAGACGGTCTTAAGAAAAATCCTGTCGTGGCGGTACCGGTCGTTCTTCGACGGTTGAAAAGTAAAGAGGAAGAATGGCGAGAGGCGCAGAAAGGTTTCAACAAAATATGGAGGGAGCAAAACgagaaatattatttgaaatccTTGGACCATCAGGGTATCAATTTCAAGCAGAACGACGTAAAGGCCCTACGGTCTAAAAGTTTATTCAACGAGATCGAAACTTTGTATGACGAG AGACATGAACAAGTGAATGATGGTAACGGGGATGGTCAAAATAATAGTGACCCACACCTCATATTACCTTACAAAGATAAATCCGTTTTGGACGATGCAGCTAATCTCCTTATTCACCACGTGAAACGTCAAACGGCTATCCACAAAGAGGACAAGCAACGAATAAAGCTTTTATTAAAGCATTTTATACCTGATCTTTTCTTTCATCCGCGCCAGGAATTGAGCGACGACGAAAGAGACGAAGACG ATGAAAAAGAGGATTTGAACGTAGCagcgtgtagtaattctcaGTCGGTAACGATAAATACCTCTTCTATGGGTGGTGGTCTTCAAGCGAATAGGAATAAACCACCGGTTTCTCCGATTCCGTCTTCCACGTCAATCAAAACTGAACCCGACGTCAAAGTACCGATCCATGCCTTGTCAAATGACCCTGAAGAAGCGTATACACTTTTCATGGGCAGCAACAATTGGTATTTGTTCCTGAGGTTACATCACATTCTTTGCGAGAGATTAACGAAAATGTATGACCGGGCTGTCGCCCTTGCAGAAGAGGAATCGCGGTACAAACAGCAACGCAAAGAGAGTACAGCGGTTGCTTTAAGATTAAAACCcaaaa ATGAAATTGAAATCGAGGACTATTATCCTGCATTTCTTGATATGGTTAAGAACGTCTTAGACGGTAACATGGAAAGCACCGCATACGAGGACACCTTACGAGAAATGTTTGGAATTCATGCGTATATTGCCTTTACGTTAGATAAAGTTGTAACATACGCTGTGAGACAA ttgCAACATTTGGTTTCGGATCCTATATGCCAGCAGTGCATGGAATTGTTCCAACGAGAGCAACGTCAGCCGAAAGAAAGTAGTGGCGCTGGTGGTTTGTGTGCTACAGCTTATATGAGACTCGGTGCCGAAATGTCTTATCAACGTAAAGCTGAGAAAGCAATGGCGGATGAGAAttgtttcaaaatatatata TACAAGAAGGACTGTAAAATGACAATGGAATTGTTGGATACGGAGGGCGATGAGGCGGTGGACAACAGTTGTAGGGAAAGAGAAAGGGAAGGAGTAACAGTATCTGAAAAATGGTCTACGTATGTTGAGAGGTTTTCTGCTCCAGCTGGTCAGACTAGTCCGAAAGACACCCCTACCTTAACAGACAATGAGCCAACAACCAATCATCCTGTGAGTAACGACCAGGCAGCAAGGGGGGGGAGGGGCAGAAAGCGCAAGAACACTGACATTAGCAAGAAG GTCGACTGGTAG
- the Sin3A gene encoding SIN3 transcription regulator family member A isoform X3: MKRVRGLDEVASPAAATLKHSSVSAGSGLGGGGGGLEYHSSSGIGGVVPGQAVRSVAPKEMPGSIQFGTAQAQQQYTGAIVVPTAAPSPIKGSGPAGLSSTCSSSNVNTGGGLHSGIGGESNHSMGSQQPTPGTQSQVHTQQQPTIRHKVHSSNVTPLASTPPGTSLGGGSGSQQFQRLKVEDALSYLDQVKYKFSDQPQVYNDFLDIMKEFKSQSIDTPGVITRVSRLFQGHPELIVGFNTFLPPGYKIEVQANERGYAFQVSVSMPSPTATHTATLSQHHCTVNVGSPPVASPPTQPAKAPPVLQIMQGSGNIHHSLPNNIPNNSLTVHAPSPPPVQAYNNSHVTAAQAQAVSQALSQAQDGIPPSGQTQQSQPVEFNHAINYVNKIKNRFQGQPDKYKRFLEILHTYQKEQRNLKESGHMGGTSGSGASGGAKHLTEAEVYSQVAKLFENQEDLLAEFGQFLPDATNQQSSLFISFQSNKTATVNDHTTIVKKPLGPKAPYNNSGNISRDLRESSGTGTIERESRDHRDRERERDRSGIRDINSVQKFSHSTGQLKRSPSFSPSVTAGNSHHIQHGPPPLKKHKVSSMRECVTIAEAGKYGSLNDYAFFDKVRKALRSQEVYENFLRCLVLFNQEIVSKSELVQLVTPFLGRFPELLRWFKDFLGHLPESSNTNTTNTGSNLNVEALPNNVVRSHQERPQGDLAMEIDYTACKRLGASYCALPKSYVQPKCTGRTQLCKEVLNDTWVSFPTWSEDSTFVTSRKTQYEEFIYRCEDERFELDGVIETNASTIRVLEGVHKKMSRMSQEELQKFKLDDCLGGCSPTIHQRALKRIYGDKAADIIDGLKKNPVVAVPVVLRRLKSKEEEWREAQKGFNKIWREQNEKYYLKSLDHQGINFKQNDVKALRSKSLFNEIETLYDERHEQVNDGNGDGQNNSDPHLILPYKDKSVLDDAANLLIHHVKRQTAIHKEDKQRIKLLLKHFIPDLFFHPRQELSDDERDEDDEKEDLNVAACSNSQSVTINTSSMGGGLQANRNKPPVSPIPSSTSIKTEPDVKVPIHALSNDPEEAYTLFMGSNNWYLFLRLHHILCERLTKMYDRAVALAEEESRYKQQRKESTAVALRLKPKNEIEIEDYYPAFLDMVKNVLDGNMESTAYEDTLREMFGIHAYIAFTLDKVVTYAVRQLQHLVSDPICQQCMELFQREQRQPKESSGAGGLCATAYMRLGAEMSYQRKAEKAMADENCFKIYIYKKDCKMTMELLDTEGDEAVDNSCREREREGVTVSEKWSTYVERFSAPAGQTSPKDTPTLTDNEPTTNHPMDGNGWSSLGRILAGRKPVFLYRNVRQWRKRTARMMSASMPNANHPEKSAESTDKEKSMDSVDALLKRPPGLRLADSGDTSDIINSDETQCRFNPNNYQMLYVASKEAFLYKKNSFSRARECHPTVTKHLNSKFHQWLASWASKNVAEVQNRLCQDWLMGRYENLIPHKTRVITDNDQTRSPYRQYNRYKVERLQPDLLTESCV; this comes from the exons ATGAAACGCGTTCGCGGGCTGGACGAGGTAGCATCACCAGCAGCAGCAACATTAAAGCACTCGTCGGTGAGTGCAGGAAGTGGCTTAGGTGGCGGAGGAGGTGGTTTGGAGTACCATTCAAGCAGTGGAATAGGCGGTGTTGTACCTGGCCAAGCAGTTCGATCAGTTGCCCCGAAAGAAATGCCGGGAAGCATACAATTCGGAACTGCCCAAGCTCAACAGCAATACACTGGAGCAATTGTAGTGCCGACTGCGGCTCCCTCCCCCATTAAG ggAAGTGGACCTGCAGGACTCAGTTCCACATGTAGCAGTAGCAATGTAAATACTGGTGGAGGGTTGCATAGTGGGATAGGTGGTGAGAGTAACCATAGTATGGGTTCTCAACAACCTACACCAGGAACACAAAGCCAAGTTCATACTCAACAACAACCAACAATAAGGCATAAG GTCCATTCAAGCAATGTAACACCATTAGCTTCTACCCCACCTGGAACTAGTTTAGGTGGTGGAAGTGGTTCACAGCAGTTTCAGAGATTAAAGGTCGAAGATGCGTTGTCTTATTTAGATCAAGTAAAGTACAAATTTAGTGATCAGCCACAG GTGTATAATGACTTCTTGGACATTATGAAAGAGTTCAAGTCACAAAGTATAGACACACCAGGAGTTATTACGCGAGTGAGTCGTTTATTCCAAGGACATCCAGAACTTATTGTTGGTTTCAATACGTTTCTTCCACCGGGATATAAAATAGAAGTACAAGCAAATGAACGAGGATACGCGTTTCAAGTATCTGTTAGTATGCCGAGTCCAACGGCAACGCATACGGCTACATTGTCGCAACACCATTGTACAGTAAATGTTGGATCACCTCCCGTTGCAAGTCCTCCTACTCAACCTGCTAAAGCACCTCCAGTTTTGCAAATAATGCAAGG ATCTGGGAACATACATCATTCCTTGCCAAACAATATTCCCAATAACAGTTTAACGGTTCATGCGCCATCGCCGCCACCGGTTCAAGCGTATAACAATTCACACGTTACTGCAGCACAAGCTCAGGCTGTGAGTCAAGCGTTAAGTCAAGCACAGGATGGCATACCACCAAGTGGACAGACTCAACAGAGTCAACCGGTTGAATTCAACCATGCAATTaactatgttaataaaattaag AACCGATTCCAAGGTCAACCAGACAAATACAaaagatttttagaaattttgcacaCTTATCAGAAAGAGCAACGAAATTTGAAAGAGTCTGGGCATATGGGTGGTACAAGTGGATCTGGTGCATCAGGGGGTGCAAAGCACCTAACAGAAGCAGAGGTTTACAGTCAAGTTgctaaattatttgaaaatcaaGAAGATTTACTCGCTGAGTTTGGACAATTTTTGCCGGATGCTACCAACCAACAGAGTTCGTTG TTCATTTCGTTTCAGAGTAACAAGACTGCTACAGTTAACGATCATACAACTATCGTTAAGAAACCATTGGGACCTAAAGCACCTTATAATAATTCGGGAAACATTTCGAGAGATCTCCGGGAGTCGAGCGGCACTGGAACGATTGAACGCGAGAGTCGGGATCATAGGGATCGTGAACGGGAGCGAGATAGATCTGGTATACGAGATATTAATAGTGTGCAGAAATTTAGTCACAGTACGGGGCAGTTGAAAAGAAGTCCATCCTTCTCACCTTCGGTAACGGCGGGAAACTCCCATCATATTCAGCATGGCCCGCCTCCTTTGAAAAAGCATAAAGTGTCGTCTATGCGTGAATGTGTTACCATAGCAGAAGCGGGAAAATATGGCAGTCTGAACGACTATGCTTTCTTCGATAAG GTTCGTAAAGCGCTGAGGTCCCAAGAAGTTTACGAAAATTTCCTCAGATGTTTGGTCCTTTTCAACCAAGAAATAGTATCGAAATCTGAGTTGGTTCAATTAGTAACGCCGTTTCTCGGTCGCTTTCCCGAACTTCTACGTTGGTTCAAAGATTTCCTGGGTCATTTACCTGAATCTTCTAATACCAATACAACAAATACGGGGAGTAATTTAAATGTTGAGGCGCTACCAAATAACGTGGTGCGAAGTCACCAAGAACGACCTCAGGGTGATCTGGCAATGGAAATTGATTATACGGCATGTAAACGGTTAGGTGCATCATACTGTGCGTTACCAAAGTCATACGTTCAACCAAAGTGTACAGGAAGAACGCAGTTGTGTAAAGAGGTTCTTAACGATACATGGGTATCGTTTCCAACTTGGTCCGAAGATAGTACATTCGTAACATCGag GAAAACACAGTACGAGGAATTCATTTATCGCTGTGAAGATGAACGATTTGAATTGGACGGGGTGATAGAGACTAATGCGTCCACGATTAGGGTTCTTGAAGGAGTGCACAAGAAAATGAGTAGAATGAGTCAAGaagaacttcagaaatttaagcTTGATGATTGTCTCGGTGGTTGTTCTCCTACGATTCATCAAAGAGCCTTGAAAAGGATATATGGCGATAAAGCTGCCGACATTATAGACGGTCTTAAGAAAAATCCTGTCGTGGCGGTACCGGTCGTTCTTCGACGGTTGAAAAGTAAAGAGGAAGAATGGCGAGAGGCGCAGAAAGGTTTCAACAAAATATGGAGGGAGCAAAACgagaaatattatttgaaatccTTGGACCATCAGGGTATCAATTTCAAGCAGAACGACGTAAAGGCCCTACGGTCTAAAAGTTTATTCAACGAGATCGAAACTTTGTATGACGAG AGACATGAACAAGTGAATGATGGTAACGGGGATGGTCAAAATAATAGTGACCCACACCTCATATTACCTTACAAAGATAAATCCGTTTTGGACGATGCAGCTAATCTCCTTATTCACCACGTGAAACGTCAAACGGCTATCCACAAAGAGGACAAGCAACGAATAAAGCTTTTATTAAAGCATTTTATACCTGATCTTTTCTTTCATCCGCGCCAGGAATTGAGCGACGACGAAAGAGACGAAGACG ATGAAAAAGAGGATTTGAACGTAGCagcgtgtagtaattctcaGTCGGTAACGATAAATACCTCTTCTATGGGTGGTGGTCTTCAAGCGAATAGGAATAAACCACCGGTTTCTCCGATTCCGTCTTCCACGTCAATCAAAACTGAACCCGACGTCAAAGTACCGATCCATGCCTTGTCAAATGACCCTGAAGAAGCGTATACACTTTTCATGGGCAGCAACAATTGGTATTTGTTCCTGAGGTTACATCACATTCTTTGCGAGAGATTAACGAAAATGTATGACCGGGCTGTCGCCCTTGCAGAAGAGGAATCGCGGTACAAACAGCAACGCAAAGAGAGTACAGCGGTTGCTTTAAGATTAAAACCcaaaa ATGAAATTGAAATCGAGGACTATTATCCTGCATTTCTTGATATGGTTAAGAACGTCTTAGACGGTAACATGGAAAGCACCGCATACGAGGACACCTTACGAGAAATGTTTGGAATTCATGCGTATATTGCCTTTACGTTAGATAAAGTTGTAACATACGCTGTGAGACAA ttgCAACATTTGGTTTCGGATCCTATATGCCAGCAGTGCATGGAATTGTTCCAACGAGAGCAACGTCAGCCGAAAGAAAGTAGTGGCGCTGGTGGTTTGTGTGCTACAGCTTATATGAGACTCGGTGCCGAAATGTCTTATCAACGTAAAGCTGAGAAAGCAATGGCGGATGAGAAttgtttcaaaatatatata TACAAGAAGGACTGTAAAATGACAATGGAATTGTTGGATACGGAGGGCGATGAGGCGGTGGACAACAGTTGTAGGGAAAGAGAAAGGGAAGGAGTAACAGTATCTGAAAAATGGTCTACGTATGTTGAGAGGTTTTCTGCTCCAGCTGGTCAGACTAGTCCGAAAGACACCCCTACCTTAACAGACAATGAGCCAACAACCAATCATCCT ATGGATGGAAATGGGTGGAGTTCTTTAGGCAGAATCTTGGCAGGACGTAAGCCTGTATTTCTTTATCGTAATGTTAGACAATGGAGGAAGAGGACTGCAAGAATGATGTCAGCATCCATGCCTAATGCTAATCATCCGGAGAAAAGTGCGGA aTCAACAGACAAAGAAAAATCAATGGATTCTGTAGACGCTCTTCTAAAGCGGCCTCCAGGCTTAAGATTAGCAGACTCTGGAGATACTTCTGACATTATTAATTCTGACGAAACTCAGTGCAGATTTAATCCTAATAATTACCAAATGTTGTATGTTGCTAGTAAGGAAGCATTCCTGTATAAAAAGAATTCGTTTAGTCGTGCTAGAGAG TGTCATCCGACCGTAACGAAACATCTGAACTCCAAGTTCCATCAGTGGCTAGCGTCTTGGGCATCTAAAAATGTTGCGGAAGTTCAAAATCGATTATGTCAGGACTGGTTAATGGGTCGTTACGAAAACCTGATCCCTCACAAGACGCGGGTGATTACGGATAACGATCAAACGAGATCACCTTACCGACAATACAATCGTTATAAAGTGGAACGTTTGCAACCCGATCTTTTAACGGAATCATGTGTATAA